One part of the Actinomycetota bacterium genome encodes these proteins:
- a CDS encoding M42 family metallopeptidase, translating to MRSQSLDFLRKLVEAPSPSGYEQPAAAVFRDYVTPLADEVTTNVMGSVHAVLRGSAGGPSVMLAGHIDEVGLMVTYITDDGFAAFKAVGGIDAHLLPGKRVRVHAKEGPLLGVLGRMPIHLLEEDEQKQVTKMHKMFIDLGLPGDEVKKRLRIGDPITFDVGLELFGTDMAVSRAFDDKMGAWAAAEVLRLVKKAGGAKGDAIAAATVQEEIGLRGGTTSAYGIDPVVGIAIEVGHATDYPDVDKRRYGEAKCGFGPIITRGANVNPKVFELLVEAAESAKIPYQINGEPRGTGTDANAIQLSRGGKAAGLVSVPLRYMHTPSEVLNLNDLENAAKLLAAFVRRLEPDTDFTP from the coding sequence ATGCGTTCCCAGTCGCTCGACTTCCTGCGCAAGCTTGTCGAAGCCCCTTCGCCGTCCGGCTACGAGCAGCCTGCAGCTGCGGTCTTCCGCGACTACGTCACTCCGCTCGCCGACGAGGTCACCACGAATGTGATGGGCTCGGTCCATGCGGTCCTGCGCGGAAGCGCGGGTGGTCCCTCCGTCATGTTGGCCGGTCATATCGACGAAGTGGGCCTCATGGTCACCTACATCACGGACGACGGCTTCGCCGCCTTCAAAGCTGTGGGAGGCATCGACGCACACCTACTGCCCGGCAAGCGCGTCCGAGTACATGCCAAGGAAGGCCCGCTTCTCGGCGTGCTTGGGCGCATGCCGATCCACCTGCTCGAAGAAGACGAGCAAAAGCAGGTCACGAAGATGCACAAGATGTTCATCGACCTCGGGCTTCCCGGAGACGAGGTCAAGAAGCGTCTGCGTATCGGCGATCCGATCACGTTCGATGTCGGTCTCGAGCTGTTCGGGACGGACATGGCCGTGTCGCGGGCGTTCGACGACAAGATGGGTGCCTGGGCAGCCGCAGAGGTGTTGCGGCTCGTGAAGAAAGCGGGCGGCGCGAAGGGCGACGCTATCGCCGCGGCCACCGTGCAAGAGGAGATCGGTCTACGCGGCGGGACGACTTCTGCGTACGGGATCGATCCGGTCGTGGGCATCGCGATCGAAGTCGGTCACGCGACCGACTACCCAGACGTGGACAAGCGCAGGTACGGCGAGGCGAAGTGCGGCTTCGGCCCCATCATCACGCGCGGCGCCAACGTCAATCCAAAAGTCTTCGAGCTGCTCGTGGAGGCGGCGGAGTCCGCGAAGATCCCGTACCAGATCAACGGCGAGCCGCGCGGAACAGGCACGGACGCCAACGCCATCCAGCTCTCGCGCGGAGGCAAAGCCGCAGGCCTGGTGAGTGTCCCGCTCCGCTACATGCACACGCCGAGCGAGGTTCTCAACCTGAACGA
- the rnr gene encoding ribonuclease R, which produces MGRRDKHLKKARQSGLVVGRITMNRKGYGFVEAPEGDVYIASRDVRGAMHRDIVSVRTQAGHGRMGRSGVVVKVVERSNETLVGRFELSGRIGVVVPTDARIRHDVFVASQDKGGARTGDIVVVRLTAYPSRSQSAQGVVEEVLGQEGTPGLEIEIIIRQHGLRTEFPPEVAEEAAAARLDVEAALAESLREDVRDWFTITIDPVDARDFDDAITIERIEGGTRLGVHIADVSHYVPWDSWLDREARKRATSVYLVDRVLPMLPEELSNNICSLNPGEDRVSFSVVMDLDRHGAVRSYRLFPSVMRSNRRFNYDEVRSWLEGEAPFPDAESEPVLREFARVAGLIGERRVARGGLDFETVEAKVKLAEDNITPVEVILRKRTQATNMIEEAMILANETVARHMAGAGAPMVFRTHEDPDPDALAQVAVILKEFDYPIQDVHGASPQTFQKIIAFSQGRPEALLINSLMLRALQRARYVDYLAPHFGLASQAYTHFTSPIRRYPDLIVHRLLRAQLTAALDDEPTASMAEELEWLTDHCSQMEREAESAEDESVRVKLTQLMGEHLGEVFEGIITGAQSFGLFIQLDNTAEGLVHVQAMTDDYYRLDAEHFMLIGEDHRRTYRLGQRVQVRILNVSVAEGRIDMELA; this is translated from the coding sequence GTGGGCCGACGAGACAAGCACCTCAAGAAGGCACGCCAGAGTGGGTTGGTCGTTGGCCGCATAACCATGAATCGCAAGGGCTACGGGTTCGTGGAGGCGCCCGAGGGCGACGTGTACATCGCTTCCCGGGACGTGCGTGGAGCGATGCACCGCGACATCGTCAGCGTCCGGACGCAGGCCGGGCACGGCCGCATGGGACGATCGGGCGTTGTCGTGAAGGTCGTCGAGCGCTCCAACGAGACCCTTGTGGGCCGCTTCGAGCTTTCCGGTCGCATCGGCGTGGTCGTTCCCACCGACGCACGGATCCGGCATGACGTGTTCGTGGCGTCGCAGGACAAGGGCGGTGCCAGGACCGGCGACATCGTGGTGGTGCGGCTCACCGCGTATCCGTCGCGGTCCCAGTCTGCTCAGGGGGTCGTCGAGGAGGTCCTTGGCCAGGAAGGTACTCCGGGGCTCGAGATCGAGATCATCATCCGGCAGCATGGCCTGCGGACCGAGTTCCCGCCCGAGGTGGCCGAGGAGGCCGCCGCCGCGCGTCTCGATGTCGAAGCGGCGCTTGCCGAGTCGCTTCGGGAGGACGTCCGCGACTGGTTCACGATCACGATCGACCCGGTGGACGCGCGCGACTTCGACGACGCCATCACCATCGAGCGCATCGAGGGCGGAACGCGACTCGGCGTGCATATCGCCGATGTCAGTCACTACGTGCCGTGGGACTCGTGGCTCGACCGCGAGGCGCGCAAGCGGGCCACGTCGGTCTACCTCGTCGATCGGGTCCTCCCGATGCTGCCCGAGGAGCTCTCCAACAACATCTGCTCGCTCAATCCCGGCGAGGACCGCGTGTCGTTCTCGGTCGTCATGGATCTCGACCGGCACGGCGCGGTGCGGTCGTATCGGCTCTTCCCCTCGGTCATGCGCTCCAATCGGCGCTTCAACTACGACGAGGTTCGCAGCTGGCTCGAGGGCGAAGCACCGTTCCCGGATGCGGAGAGCGAGCCGGTGCTGCGTGAGTTCGCCCGCGTCGCTGGTCTCATCGGTGAGCGTCGGGTCGCGCGCGGAGGACTCGACTTCGAGACGGTCGAGGCGAAGGTCAAGCTCGCCGAGGACAACATCACACCCGTAGAGGTCATACTGCGCAAGCGGACCCAGGCCACGAACATGATCGAAGAGGCCATGATTCTCGCAAACGAGACGGTGGCGCGTCACATGGCCGGCGCCGGCGCCCCCATGGTCTTCCGCACCCACGAGGATCCCGACCCCGACGCGCTCGCGCAGGTCGCGGTCATCCTCAAGGAGTTCGACTACCCCATCCAGGACGTGCACGGCGCATCGCCGCAGACCTTCCAGAAGATCATCGCATTCTCGCAAGGCCGCCCCGAGGCTCTGCTCATCAACTCGCTCATGCTGCGGGCGCTCCAGCGCGCGCGATACGTCGACTACCTGGCGCCGCACTTTGGCCTCGCGAGCCAGGCGTACACGCACTTCACAAGCCCGATCCGCCGCTACCCGGACCTGATCGTGCACCGTCTCCTGCGCGCGCAGCTCACTGCCGCGCTCGATGACGAGCCGACAGCCTCGATGGCCGAGGAGCTCGAGTGGCTCACGGATCACTGCTCTCAGATGGAACGGGAGGCTGAGTCCGCCGAGGACGAGTCGGTTCGCGTGAAGCTCACGCAGCTCATGGGCGAGCACCTCGGCGAGGTCTTCGAGGGCATCATCACCGGCGCGCAGTCCTTCGGCCTGTTCATCCAGCTCGACAACACCGCCGAGGGTCTTGTACACGTCCAGGCGATGACCGACGACTACTACCGACTCGATGCGGAGCACTTCATGCTCATCGGAGAGGACCACAGGCGCACCTACCGTTTGGGACAGCGCGTGCAGGTGCGCATCCTCAACGTGAGCGTCGCCGAAGGGCGCATCGACATGGAACTCGCGTAG
- a CDS encoding S41 family peptidase translates to MSRIMRVVLSVVLALVIATSAFAGGVVFDRAVPTWPEVFGVQPQQSSLGEKIEEAERLLDFEALEPSSEESRTAGAISGLLDSLGDPYAMYFNPDHFRYFNEQTDGEFHGIGVTIAERDGAVYVVSVIKGTPAEEAGVQPDDEIVSIDGVTRAEWAVDEVVKRIRGPEGSTVTVEMYRPETDKKLTFDIVRQKIAIPDLMTRMEGDVGYLRLLGFNMRSAEEVQKAIEDLEKQGAKGFVLDLRDNPGGLLQSAVDISSLFVKDGVIVRVDERNRAEVEHRATGDMTTDKPLVVLVNGNSASASEIVAGALQDYGRAKLVGEKSFGKGSVQTVERLSFGGGVKFTIAHYLTPKKRVIDKVGLSPDIEVKMEAKKQADPKTDTQLRKALEIVASEF, encoded by the coding sequence ATGAGCCGCATAATGCGTGTCGTCCTGTCGGTCGTGCTCGCGCTTGTCATCGCTACCTCCGCGTTCGCCGGCGGGGTGGTCTTTGACCGAGCGGTACCGACCTGGCCCGAGGTCTTTGGGGTGCAGCCGCAGCAGTCCTCACTTGGCGAGAAGATCGAAGAGGCCGAGCGGTTGCTTGACTTCGAAGCACTCGAGCCGTCCAGCGAGGAATCCAGGACCGCCGGCGCGATCTCGGGTCTGCTGGACTCTCTCGGCGACCCGTACGCGATGTACTTCAACCCCGACCATTTCCGCTACTTCAACGAGCAGACGGACGGCGAGTTCCACGGAATCGGCGTCACCATCGCCGAGCGCGACGGCGCCGTGTACGTGGTGTCGGTCATCAAAGGCACCCCGGCCGAGGAGGCCGGTGTCCAGCCCGATGACGAGATCGTCAGCATCGATGGTGTGACGCGTGCCGAGTGGGCAGTCGACGAGGTCGTGAAACGCATCCGTGGTCCCGAAGGCTCGACTGTGACAGTTGAGATGTACAGACCCGAGACGGATAAGAAGCTCACGTTCGACATCGTGCGCCAGAAGATCGCAATCCCTGATCTCATGACCCGCATGGAAGGCGACGTTGGATACCTGCGTCTCCTTGGCTTCAACATGCGTTCCGCCGAGGAGGTCCAGAAGGCGATCGAGGATCTCGAGAAGCAGGGCGCAAAGGGCTTCGTGCTCGACCTGCGCGACAACCCGGGTGGGCTCCTCCAGTCCGCAGTCGACATATCGTCGCTGTTCGTGAAGGACGGCGTGATCGTCCGCGTCGACGAGCGCAATCGTGCGGAAGTCGAGCATCGGGCGACCGGGGACATGACCACCGACAAGCCGCTAGTCGTGCTCGTCAACGGCAACTCGGCATCGGCGAGCGAGATCGTCGCCGGTGCCCTACAGGACTACGGCCGGGCGAAGCTCGTGGGCGAGAAGAGCTTCGGCAAGGGGAGTGTTCAGACCGTCGAGAGGCTGTCCTTCGGCGGTGGGGTGAAGTTCACCATCGCGCACTACCTCACGCCCAAGAAGCGTGTGATCGACAAGGTGGGCCTGTCGCCTGACATCGAAGTGAAGATGGAGGCGAAGAAGCAGGCCGATCCGAAAACTGACACACAACTGAGGAAGGCCCTTGAGATCGTTGCGAGCGAGTTCTAG
- the ftsX gene encoding permease-like cell division protein FtsX produces the protein MATNAGYFLRESVQNFKRNWVMSLGAVITIYLSLLLVGVSLATGYIVTDIVQSVEDKVTIQIFIKDGAATEDVQTLQQWLSSDELAEGVNYTTKEEALDKFREQMAQSPEILDQLEENPLPASLDVTLKDPREVESMVARIKANGLFVKVADRPDDPEESLKYGQQVVNKLFAFTNVIRIVEIVFIAMLAVVSLIFINNTIRLAIYARRKEIGIMRLVGASNWFIRTPFLMEGVIQSLIGATMAILTVLTLQAAIMPRLREALPFLPVDVTGGTIAQISLILVGAGVLIGLAGSGFALRRYLKV, from the coding sequence ATGGCGACTAACGCAGGATACTTCCTCAGGGAGTCTGTTCAGAACTTCAAGCGCAACTGGGTCATGAGTCTCGGTGCCGTGATCACGATCTACCTGTCGCTTCTGCTGGTCGGCGTCTCGCTTGCGACCGGCTACATCGTCACCGACATCGTGCAATCCGTGGAAGACAAGGTGACCATCCAGATCTTCATCAAGGACGGTGCGGCAACCGAAGACGTGCAGACTCTCCAGCAGTGGCTCTCCTCGGACGAACTCGCCGAGGGCGTCAACTACACCACCAAAGAGGAAGCACTGGACAAGTTCAGGGAGCAGATGGCACAGAGCCCCGAGATCTTGGACCAGCTCGAGGAAAACCCGTTGCCGGCCTCCCTCGACGTGACACTCAAGGACCCTCGCGAGGTCGAGAGCATGGTCGCCAGAATCAAGGCCAACGGCTTGTTCGTGAAGGTCGCAGACAGGCCCGATGATCCGGAGGAGTCGCTGAAGTACGGACAGCAGGTCGTGAACAAGCTCTTCGCGTTCACCAATGTCATCCGTATCGTCGAGATCGTCTTCATCGCGATGCTCGCTGTCGTCAGCCTCATCTTCATCAACAACACCATCCGTCTGGCCATCTACGCGCGTCGCAAGGAGATAGGAATCATGCGACTCGTGGGTGCGTCGAACTGGTTCATCCGCACCCCCTTCCTAATGGAAGGCGTGATTCAGAGCCTCATCGGCGCGACGATGGCGATACTAACGGTACTCACATTGCAGGCGGCGATCATGCCCCGTTTGCGTGAGGCGCTGCCATTCCTGCCGGTCGACGTCACGGGCGGGACGATCGCTCAGATCTCTCTGATCCTTGTCGGTGCGGGAGTGCTCATCGGCCTGGCTGGCTCAGGTTTTGCACTTCGGAGGTATCTGAAAGTCTAG
- the ftsE gene encoding cell division ATP-binding protein FtsE codes for MISMRGVEKQYSADKPALADIDVEIERGEFVFLVGHSGSGKSTFIKLLLREIMPTRGQIVVADQDLIRLKRWKIPYLRRNIGCVFQDFKLLPNKTSYENVAFALEVIGRSRHVIRTQVPEVLRLVGLEDKMESYPDELSGGEQQRVSIARAFVNRPPLLLADEPTGNLDPATSLGIMSLLNRINKTGTTVLVATHDREMVDSMRKRVIALEGGRVIRDQNRGVYGYGD; via the coding sequence ATGATCAGCATGCGCGGCGTTGAGAAACAGTACTCAGCCGACAAGCCTGCTCTTGCAGACATCGATGTTGAGATCGAACGAGGCGAATTCGTCTTCCTTGTCGGTCACTCCGGATCAGGCAAGTCGACCTTCATCAAGCTGTTGCTTAGGGAGATCATGCCCACGCGCGGGCAGATCGTCGTTGCCGACCAGGATCTCATTCGGCTCAAGAGATGGAAGATCCCGTACCTGCGGCGCAACATAGGCTGCGTGTTCCAGGACTTCAAGCTGCTTCCCAACAAGACGTCCTACGAGAACGTCGCATTCGCGCTTGAGGTCATCGGCAGGTCGAGGCACGTTATCCGCACGCAGGTCCCAGAAGTACTGCGTCTCGTCGGCCTCGAGGACAAGATGGAGAGCTATCCCGACGAGCTCTCGGGCGGGGAACAGCAGCGAGTTTCGATCGCGCGAGCGTTCGTCAACCGACCCCCGCTGCTTTTGGCCGATGAGCCGACAGGTAACCTCGACCCTGCCACGTCGCTCGGGATCATGAGTCTGCTCAACCGGATCAACAAGACCGGCACGACCGTGCTGGTAGCTACCCACGACCGCGAGATGGTCGATTCCATGCGCAAGCGCGTGATCGCCCTCGAGGGCGGTCGCGTCATTCGAGATCAGAACCGGGGAGTATACGGCTATGGCGACTAA
- a CDS encoding cytochrome c3 family protein, translated as MINWEPLATFTGTEAQVKYHIYRATAAVGPYSEIGVSTGRYTISYIDKGTVAVPLWYKTRYWYRIAAEDAGGLNLTPQYMTGTPTGVTAEALMSPTTGPPIEPRGLEVTSTVSGSTVQKVTLSWLAVTGPNVLRYDVWRLTESGSDGTYIGSTANGTTTTFDDTVSGLEVERHYWYRVAAVASDGTVGAKSFEIHIQPMANTVFDPPHSGASPTGDSCLQCHDPHVAPSPTYLLNIEAGSEQEFCTSCHDGTGSRYDICSDFVNASVNSRHPVDFGGWIGGDLTCTDCHNPHGDPSVSGSYKLLSAYGEVDSIEYCLVCHNPSTPDDSTYTERTRDMTAFRNSSHNGPGIADPPSGTGIKCRTCHLPHSSPNEDLLMYSGYRVCLPCHSNAPEGASLGSPDIYARMTASSRLDAHHDILRRDQIQPGAGAVYCENCHNSHAASSAAPCINPYDPAPWNPYPNTVAPAFAAITNLPKNSFCFECHDNSLPSSIDTTPWVDPPVWSDSDNNGNTTSDLANITSNWASQRHGKGSTINENVWPDVTTLYGANPEMPCSSCHEAHGAVNLHNLRSDIAGRTGLMVVNMPQVTGGSGYDTRFWCMGCHKDANATHTSGGKTWATFPKDCSRGGTCHTHTNSAGQF; from the coding sequence ATGATCAACTGGGAACCACTGGCGACCTTCACCGGCACGGAAGCACAGGTCAAGTACCACATCTATCGCGCGACTGCCGCGGTAGGTCCCTACTCTGAGATTGGTGTCTCGACTGGTCGGTACACGATTTCGTACATCGACAAGGGCACGGTTGCCGTGCCTCTGTGGTACAAGACCCGCTACTGGTACCGGATCGCTGCAGAAGACGCAGGCGGGTTGAACCTGACACCGCAGTACATGACCGGAACACCTACAGGCGTGACCGCTGAGGCACTCATGTCTCCCACGACCGGCCCGCCCATCGAACCGCGTGGACTCGAGGTCACCAGCACGGTCTCGGGCTCAACAGTGCAGAAAGTGACGTTGAGCTGGCTGGCGGTGACAGGACCGAACGTACTGCGCTATGACGTGTGGCGTTTGACGGAGAGTGGCAGTGACGGGACCTACATCGGCTCGACCGCGAACGGCACCACCACCACGTTTGACGACACAGTGTCAGGTCTCGAGGTCGAGCGCCACTACTGGTATCGCGTCGCCGCGGTGGCAAGCGACGGCACTGTCGGAGCGAAGAGCTTCGAGATTCACATTCAGCCGATGGCGAACACCGTCTTTGACCCCCCGCACTCAGGGGCATCGCCGACAGGAGACTCGTGCCTGCAATGCCACGACCCGCATGTCGCACCATCCCCTACGTATCTGCTGAACATCGAGGCTGGGAGCGAACAGGAGTTCTGCACCAGTTGCCACGACGGAACGGGATCGAGATACGACATCTGCTCGGACTTCGTGAACGCGTCCGTCAATTCGAGGCATCCCGTTGATTTTGGTGGGTGGATAGGCGGCGATCTCACCTGCACCGACTGTCACAACCCGCACGGCGACCCGTCGGTATCGGGGTCATACAAGCTCCTGTCGGCCTACGGCGAAGTCGACTCGATCGAGTACTGTCTCGTCTGCCACAATCCCTCCACCCCGGACGACTCGACCTACACCGAACGCACGAGGGACATGACGGCGTTCCGCAATTCGTCGCACAATGGTCCGGGCATCGCCGATCCGCCGTCCGGGACCGGCATCAAGTGCCGGACGTGCCACCTGCCGCACAGCTCGCCCAACGAGGATCTTCTCATGTACTCGGGGTACCGCGTGTGCCTCCCGTGTCACTCGAATGCGCCGGAGGGCGCGAGCCTTGGCTCACCGGACATCTACGCGCGCATGACTGCATCGAGCAGGCTCGACGCTCACCACGACATCCTCCGGCGCGACCAGATCCAACCAGGCGCCGGCGCGGTGTACTGCGAGAACTGCCACAACTCCCATGCCGCGTCCTCGGCAGCGCCCTGCATCAACCCGTACGACCCCGCACCGTGGAACCCCTACCCGAACACGGTTGCACCCGCGTTTGCGGCGATCACAAACCTGCCAAAGAACTCGTTCTGCTTCGAGTGTCACGACAACTCGCTGCCGAGTTCCATCGATACGACGCCCTGGGTCGATCCACCCGTGTGGAGCGATTCGGACAACAACGGGAACACGACAAGCGACCTGGCGAACATCACGTCGAACTGGGCGTCGCAGCGTCATGGCAAGGGATCCACGATCAACGAGAACGTGTGGCCGGATGTCACGACATTGTACGGGGCGAACCCCGAGATGCCGTGCAGCTCTTGCCACGAAGCGCACGGCGCGGTGAACCTGCATAATCTCCGGAGTGACATCGCGGGACGCACGGGGCTGATGGTCGTCAACATGCCCCAGGTGACAGGCGGCTCCGGCTACGACACCCGCTTCTGGTGCATGGGATGTCACAAGGATGCGAACGCGACGCACACCTCCGGGGGCAAGACCTGGGCGACCTTTCCCAAGGACTGCTCGCGTGGTGGCACATGCCACACTCATACGAATAGCGCTGGTCAGTTCTAG
- a CDS encoding transketolase family protein, with protein sequence MSKRATREAFGKTLVELAKEGVDVVAVEADLSKSTTTAVFAAAYPDRFFNVGVAEQNMIGTAAGLAVAGKVAFTGSFAVFATGRAYDQVRNTVCYSGLDVKLAPTHAGVTVGPDGGSHQMLEDLALMRVLPGMRVLVPADFNAARAAIRVAATTPGPFYIRLGRAGVSEIYAEDFNFELGKAYVLREGSDVTLAACGVMVEQALLAADTLETAGVSAEVIDVATIKPLDMETLLSSARRTGAVVTCEEHSIIGGLGSAVAELLGESAPVPLRRIGVRDVFGTSGDPVALMAHFRLTADDIAAAAREIVTVT encoded by the coding sequence ATGTCTAAGCGGGCCACCAGAGAGGCATTCGGTAAGACGCTCGTCGAGCTGGCCAAGGAGGGCGTGGATGTCGTCGCCGTTGAAGCCGACCTTTCTAAGTCCACGACGACGGCTGTGTTTGCGGCGGCCTATCCCGACCGGTTCTTCAACGTCGGAGTCGCCGAGCAGAACATGATCGGCACGGCGGCCGGGCTCGCCGTTGCCGGCAAGGTCGCGTTCACCGGCTCCTTCGCGGTGTTTGCGACTGGCCGTGCGTACGACCAGGTTCGCAATACCGTGTGCTACTCCGGACTTGACGTGAAGCTTGCGCCGACCCACGCGGGGGTGACCGTTGGCCCCGACGGCGGGTCGCACCAGATGCTCGAGGACCTCGCGCTCATGCGCGTGCTGCCCGGAATGCGCGTGCTCGTGCCGGCCGACTTCAACGCGGCTCGTGCTGCGATTCGCGTCGCGGCGACCACCCCAGGGCCCTTCTACATCCGCCTTGGGCGTGCGGGCGTATCGGAAATCTACGCCGAGGACTTCAACTTCGAACTCGGCAAGGCGTACGTGCTGCGGGAGGGTAGCGACGTGACCCTTGCAGCATGCGGAGTGATGGTCGAGCAGGCGCTGCTCGCGGCGGACACTCTGGAGACTGCGGGCGTCTCGGCGGAGGTGATCGACGTCGCAACCATCAAGCCTCTCGATATGGAGACGCTGCTGTCCTCGGCACGTAGGACAGGCGCCGTCGTCACGTGCGAGGAGCATTCGATCATCGGCGGCTTGGGTTCGGCGGTCGCGGAGCTGCTCGGTGAGTCCGCTCCGGTTCCGTTGCGCCGCATCGGTGTCAGAGACGTGTTCGGGACCTCCGGCGACCCCGTAGCCCTCATGGCGCACTTTCGGCTGACCGCAGACGACATCGCAGCCGCCGCGCGGGAGATTGTCACGGTGACCTGA
- a CDS encoding transketolase — protein sequence MAEVPDVSEIEGMAARMRRDIVEMLAQAGSGHPGGSLSAADIVATLYFGVMRHDSARPDWTERDRFVLSKGHAAPVLYAALAEAGYFGRDHLATLRQLGSILQGHPDSKKTPGVEVSTGSLGQGLSIANGLALGLRANGNPACVYCLIGDGEMQEGQVWEAAMLAAHYRLDSVMAIVDHNGLQIDGACEDVMSLGDIEAKLGAFGWNVIGCDGHDVEALLAAFAGAAATSGVPSAIVARTVKGRGVSFMENNADWHGKCTNEDQTRCALDELACVLAKEDAADV from the coding sequence ATGGCCGAAGTGCCCGATGTCAGTGAGATCGAGGGCATGGCGGCCCGCATGCGCCGCGACATAGTCGAGATGCTCGCGCAGGCGGGTTCCGGGCATCCCGGCGGCTCTCTGTCCGCAGCCGACATCGTCGCGACTCTGTACTTCGGTGTGATGCGTCATGACTCCGCACGACCGGATTGGACCGAGCGCGACCGGTTCGTGCTCTCGAAGGGTCACGCCGCCCCGGTGCTCTACGCCGCTCTCGCCGAGGCGGGCTATTTCGGCCGCGACCATCTGGCGACCTTGCGCCAGCTCGGTTCGATCTTGCAGGGTCACCCCGACAGCAAGAAGACGCCAGGCGTCGAGGTTTCGACCGGCTCGCTCGGTCAGGGGCTGTCCATCGCCAACGGCCTCGCCCTTGGGTTGCGCGCGAACGGCAACCCCGCTTGCGTGTACTGTCTCATCGGCGACGGTGAGATGCAGGAAGGGCAGGTCTGGGAGGCAGCGATGCTCGCTGCGCACTACCGCCTGGACAGCGTCATGGCCATCGTGGACCACAACGGGCTTCAGATCGACGGCGCCTGCGAGGACGTCATGTCGCTCGGCGATATCGAAGCCAAACTCGGCGCGTTCGGCTGGAACGTCATCGGCTGCGATGGGCATGACGTAGAGGCGCTGCTGGCCGCCTTCGCCGGGGCCGCGGCCACGTCGGGAGTGCCGTCGGCGATCGTCGCGCGGACCGTCAAGGGCCGGGGCGTTTCGTTCATGGAGAACAACGCGGACTGGCACGGCAAGTGTACGAACGAGGACCAGACCCGCTGCGCGCTCGACGAACTCGCGTGCGTGCTCGCCAAGGAGGATGCAGCCGATGTCTAA
- a CDS encoding YitT family protein has protein sequence MVPILKRLRPGLVLKHRPVRDYAWMTLGILITAWGLNAFLIPNRLAAGGVSGLATVFYHLAKAQGLNLPVGIQMLAMNLVLLAVAIRARGWRYAAKTIYGMVALSVAIDVLAPFTPHLAAGDNLLAALYGGALAGVGMGMVFKSGGNTGGTDIIAQLLSSKVPLGVGQLMLLVDAGVTVVAAIVFGPELALYGAVAIFVMSNAIDLVLEGLRVEKAAFIISEHSDRIAEAINNDLGRGATAISARGVYSNQPREMIFTVVSRTEIDGLKAIVHAVDPTALLIISDVHEAIGEGFKEMGV, from the coding sequence ATGGTACCAATCCTTAAGCGACTGCGTCCGGGCCTCGTGCTCAAGCACCGCCCGGTCCGAGACTACGCGTGGATGACTCTCGGCATCCTGATCACCGCATGGGGCCTCAACGCGTTTCTCATCCCGAACCGTCTCGCCGCCGGCGGTGTCTCCGGACTCGCCACGGTGTTCTACCACCTCGCCAAAGCGCAGGGGCTGAACCTTCCCGTCGGCATTCAGATGCTCGCGATGAACCTCGTCCTGCTCGCGGTCGCCATACGCGCGCGCGGGTGGCGCTACGCTGCCAAGACGATCTACGGCATGGTGGCGCTTTCGGTGGCCATCGATGTCCTCGCGCCCTTCACGCCACACCTCGCCGCCGGAGACAACCTGCTGGCGGCCCTCTACGGCGGTGCGCTTGCCGGTGTCGGCATGGGGATGGTGTTCAAGTCAGGCGGCAACACAGGCGGGACCGACATCATCGCGCAGCTTCTGTCGTCGAAGGTGCCGCTCGGCGTCGGCCAGCTCATGCTGCTCGTCGATGCGGGCGTGACAGTGGTAGCCGCGATCGTGTTCGGTCCGGAGCTCGCGCTCTACGGCGCGGTAGCGATCTTCGTGATGAGCAACGCGATCGATCTCGTGCTCGAGGGCCTGCGTGTCGAGAAGGCAGCGTTCATCATCTCGGAGCATTCCGATCGCATCGCTGAAGCGATCAACAACGACCTTGGCCGAGGAGCCACAGCCATCTCGGCGCGCGGAGTCTACTCGAATCAGCCGCGCGAGATGATCTTCACGGTGGTGTCGCGCACGGAGATCGACGGGCTGAAGGCGATCGTGCATGCGGTCGACCCGACGGCACTTCTGATAATCTCAGACGTTCACGAAGCGATCGGCGAGGGTTTCAAAGAGATGGGAGTGTGA